In a single window of the Panicum virgatum strain AP13 unplaced genomic scaffold, P.virgatum_v5 scaffold_1235, whole genome shotgun sequence genome:
- the LOC120693956 gene encoding uncharacterized protein LOC120693956 — protein MRWGSITHASDPYGPPFHGIVPGKQVIPLGQIDLLVTFGDPSNFQKETITFEVVGFKGSYHAILGRPCYAKFMAIPNYTYLKLKMPGPRGVITVGLSFQRTYQYERDSCELASTVLASEELPLIRMEAAEEAPDSNRKTGSFEPAEGIKEIPLDPQVSGEKKLRVGTKLTPK, from the coding sequence ATGCGATGGGGATCGATCACTCACGCCTCCGACCCCTATGGGCCTCCGTTCCATGGCATTGTGCCAGGAAAGCAGGTGATACCACTCGGGCAGATCGACCTGCTCGTGACGTTCGGGGATCCCTCCAACTTCCAGAAGGAGACAATCACGTTCGAGGTGGTGGGCTTCAAGGGATCCTACCACGCAATCTTGGGACGACCATGCTACGCaaagttcatggcgatccccaactacacctacctcaagctcaagatgccgGGCCCTCGAGGCGTCATCACCGTCGGGTTGAGTTTCCAGCGCACATACCAGTATGAGAGAGACAGCTGTGAGCTCGCCTCGACAGTCTTGGCATCTGAGGAGCTCCCCCTAATCAGGATGGAGGCTGCTGAGGAGGCTCCCGACTCCAACCGGAAGACCGGGTCCTTTGAGCCCGCGGAGGGCATCAAAGAGATCCCTCTCGACCCCCAGGTGTCGGGCGAGAAAAAGCTGAGGGTCGGCACAAAGCTGACCCCCAAATAG
- the LOC120693957 gene encoding uncharacterized protein K02A2.6-like, protein MVGPLSRAPEGFTHLLVAVDKFTKWIEARPITTAKSVQATAFFRDIVHRFGVPNSIITDNGTNFTGKEFLKFCDDHHIRIDWAVLAHPRTNEQVERANGMVLQGLKPESSTGSKSSPAAILPTDLEYGSPRVKAYNEQGSDAALEDAMD, encoded by the exons ATGGTCGGACCCTTGAGCAGGGCACCTGAGGGCTTCACCCACCTGCTTGTCGCAGTggacaagttcacaaaatggatcgaAGCCAGGCCTATTACAACGGCCAAGTCGGTGCAGGCTACAGCTTTCTTCCGAGACATCGTCCACCGCTTTGGAGTGCCGAATTCCATCATCACAGACAATGGCACGAACTTCACGGGGAAAGAATTCCTCAAGTTTTGTGACGATCACCATATCCGCATTGACTGGGCGGTGTTGGCCCACCCGCGCACGAATGAGCAGGTTGAGCGCGCGAACGGCATGGTCCTGCAGGGACTCAAGCCAGAATCTTCAACTGGCTCAAAAAGTTCACCGGCAG CCATCTTGCCTACTGATCTGGAATACGGCTCCCCGAGGGTGAAGGCCTACAACGAGCAGGGGTCGGACGCCGCCCTCGAGGACGCCATGGATTAG